A stretch of the Musa acuminata AAA Group cultivar baxijiao chromosome BXJ2-7, Cavendish_Baxijiao_AAA, whole genome shotgun sequence genome encodes the following:
- the LOC108953450 gene encoding uncharacterized protein LOC108953450 isoform X3, giving the protein MDVPNGDPALQIGDWVRLYLAGTLLDGTKFDSARDRDTPFRFNLGLDNRSIAASARCPKAPSWAARGACFHNVAGNSEQRDAVDVTEHDLTIGMQITEALRLQLDDQRCLQEQPEMHFMRLLLQ; this is encoded by the exons ATGGACGTCCCAAATGGCGACCCCGCCCTCCAGATCGGCGATTGGGTCAGAT TGTATCTCGCTGGGACGCTGCTCGACGGGACTAAGTTCGACTCCGCCCGTGATCGGGATACCCCGTTCAGGTTCAATCTCGGCCTAG ATAACAGGAGCATTGCGGCTTCAGCTAGATGTCCAAAGGCGCCTTCATGGGCAGCTAGAGGTGCATGCTTCCATAATGTTGCAGGCAACTCCGAACAAAGGGATGCTGTCGATGTCACAGAACATGATCTTACAAT TGGCATGCAGATAACAGAAGCATTACGGCTTCAGCTAGATGACCAAAGGTGCCTTCAGGAGCAGCCAGAGATGCACTTCATGAGACTCCTCTTACAGTAA
- the LOC108953450 gene encoding uncharacterized protein LOC108953450 isoform X1 has protein sequence MATPPSRSAIGSDVYLVSFLFLFRFFLSLGVSAVGLVAFSGFWVERVRSLRCWRAVYLAGTLLDGTKFDSARDRDTPFRFNLGLDNRSIAASARCPKAPSWAARGACFHNVAGNSEQRDAVDVTEHDLTIGMQITEALRLQLDDQRCLQEQPEMHFMRLLLQ, from the exons ATGGCGACCCCGCCCTCCAGATCGGCGATTGGGTCAGATGTATATCtggtttcctttctttttctctttcggtTCTTTTTGTCTTTGGGCGTATCTGCGGTTGGTCTGGTGGCTTTTAGTGGTTTCTGGGTGGAAAGGGTCCGATCTCTGAGGTGCTGGCGTGCAGTGTATCTCGCTGGGACGCTGCTCGACGGGACTAAGTTCGACTCCGCCCGTGATCGGGATACCCCGTTCAGGTTCAATCTCGGCCTAG ATAACAGGAGCATTGCGGCTTCAGCTAGATGTCCAAAGGCGCCTTCATGGGCAGCTAGAGGTGCATGCTTCCATAATGTTGCAGGCAACTCCGAACAAAGGGATGCTGTCGATGTCACAGAACATGATCTTACAAT TGGCATGCAGATAACAGAAGCATTACGGCTTCAGCTAGATGACCAAAGGTGCCTTCAGGAGCAGCCAGAGATGCACTTCATGAGACTCCTCTTACAGTAA
- the LOC108953450 gene encoding uncharacterized protein LOC108953450 isoform X2 yields the protein MATPPSRSAIGSDVYLVSFLFLFRFFLSLGVSAVGLVAFSGFWVERVRSLRCWRAVYLAGTLLDGTKFDSARDRDTPFRFNLGLDNRSIAASARCPKAPSWAARGACFHNVAGNSEQRDAVDVTEHDLTIPLIRGDHTAAVACR from the exons ATGGCGACCCCGCCCTCCAGATCGGCGATTGGGTCAGATGTATATCtggtttcctttctttttctctttcggtTCTTTTTGTCTTTGGGCGTATCTGCGGTTGGTCTGGTGGCTTTTAGTGGTTTCTGGGTGGAAAGGGTCCGATCTCTGAGGTGCTGGCGTGCAGTGTATCTCGCTGGGACGCTGCTCGACGGGACTAAGTTCGACTCCGCCCGTGATCGGGATACCCCGTTCAGGTTCAATCTCGGCCTAG ATAACAGGAGCATTGCGGCTTCAGCTAGATGTCCAAAGGCGCCTTCATGGGCAGCTAGAGGTGCATGCTTCCATAATGTTGCAGGCAACTCCGAACAAAGGGATGCTGTCGATGTCACAGAACATGATCTTACAAT TCCACTAATTAGAGGCGACCATACTGCTGCAGTGGCATGCAGATAA
- the LOC103990467 gene encoding myb family transcription factor RLI1, whose protein sequence is MDLQTNDLHEFSHGSFRNATFEASNPSYQRNTSLGCFPAPRNPWSSVSLVSSSTSASFEEEMDSSSHGLMPPTLPSCVSSCVGSSPAVFFASEQSMSFPQLYLYRSETLPSFSKSTKNRPAAASFFFDRDDDSVKQYRLPSQPRDALDSDLKLPMLQNTRASSRDGFQASRIQPYPGRADWSASLQTKHLSPPQVVHDPSVGWGIPSCSMDKPNLRLQTEKQLPITSASVSSATAISNKTRIRWTQDLHERFVECVNRLGGAEKATPKGILKLMNSDGLTIYHVKSHLQKYRIAKHIPESTEGKFERRAAAVSVTELDPKIGMQISEALRLQLDVQMRLHEQLEIQKNLQLRIEAQSRKLQQMFEEQVRTTKGPAELENLGDLFSGSPAASLEDAQLWCAPDGPQSADFPLQKC, encoded by the exons ATGGATCTTCAGACGAATGATCTCCATGAATTCAGTCATGGATCGTTCAGAAACGCTACGTTCGAGGCTTCCAACCCTTCTTACCAGAGGAACACTTCCTTGGGCTGTTTTCCTGCGCCAAGGAATCCTTGGTCTTCTGTATCATTGGtttcctcctccacctccgcctCCTTCGAGGAGGAAATGGATTCGTCAAGCCATGGTCTCATGCCTCCTACTTTGCCCAGTTGTGTTTCAAGCTGTGTTGGATCATCGCCTGCCGTCTTCTTTGCTTCTGAGCAATCGATGAGCTTCCCTCAGCTTTACTTGTACCGATCTGAGACCCTTCCATCTTTCTCTAAATCAACAAAGAACAGGCCTGCAGCAGCATCGTTCTTCTTCGATAGAGACGACGACTCCGTGAAGCAATACAGACTTCCTTCCCAGCCGAGGGATGCTTTGGACTCGGACTTGAAGCTTCCAATGCTGCAGAACACAAGGGCAAGTTCCAGAGATGGTTTCCAGGCCAGCCGGATTCAACCTTATCCGGGAAGAGCAGATTGGAGTGCCTCATTGCAAACGAAGCATTTAAGTCCACCTCAAGTTGTTCATGATCCTTCT GTCGGATGGGGTATACCGAGCTGTTCAATGGACAAGCCAAACCTTCGTCTTCAAACAGAGAAGCAACTGCCCATCACCTCTGCAAGTGTCTCGTCTGCCACAGCCATCTCAAACAAAACACGAATCAGGTGGACACAGGATCTCCATGAGCGGTTTGTCGAGTGCGTGAATCGCCTTGGAGGAGCTGAGA AAGCAACTCCAAAGGGGATTCTGAAGCTGATGAACTCAGATGGGCTAACCATATACCACGTCAAAAGCCATTTGCAG AAATATCGGATCGCCAAGCACATACCAGAATCTACTGAAG GCAAGTTCGAACGAAGGGCTGCTGCCGTCAGTGTCACAGAACTCGATCCTAAAAT TGGCATGCAGATATCAGAAGCATTGCGGCTTCAGCTGGACGTGCAAATGCGCCTCCATGAGCAGCTAGAG ATTCAGAAGAATTTACAGCTGAGAATAGAGGCACAAAGCAGAAAGCTCCAGCAGATGTTCGAAGAGCAGGTGAGAACAACCAAAGGTCCTGCCGAGCTTGAAAACCTGGGTGATCTGTTTTCGGGGAGTCCTGCAGCGAGTCTTGAAGATGCTCAGTTGTGGTGTGCCCCGGATGGGCCACAGAGCGCAGACTTCCCATTGCAGAAATGCTAG
- the LOC103990466 gene encoding G-type lectin S-receptor-like serine/threonine-protein kinase LECRK1 translates to MRHHIHHLAHKPSADLIMTPPFILVFLLLTQVITATAAGQRYANITRGTTLTAQGSPSSWLSPSGDFALGFYPLDSDTSLFLLAVWYDSTSPKAVVWSANRDAPVAAGSTLQLTSDGRLSLKDQDGKQVWNAGAANASFAALLDTGNLVLAASSSNFLWQSFDFPTDTLLPGQVLTQGSSLRSQLTDSDTSDGRFQLVAQTDGNLVLYPLALPTGNQYVAYWSTGTTGSGNQLVYNETGSLYYAVSNGTIVGISPTSTYSTGNFYQRARLDPDGVFRQYIYPKNGTAGGSLRKTWNAVAKVPLDICRDLVVENVGSGVCGFNSYCSSDGDQTRINCMCPPQYSFIDPDKKYKGCKQDFLQICEGYNPGEFELIPVDNVDWPYYDYEYYTNVDQDRCAQYCLEDCFCVVAIFWSNDGGCWKKRQPLAHGRMGSYVDRRALIKVSKSNASLTLPPGPVTTITKKQRTPMNRVGSALLWCSGSLNLILVALMSVTVLGHRRKRGQMLQRQTSMSVVNLRVFSYQELEEATNGFKEELGRGAFGVVYKGVLASNIRTDIAVKRLDRLLHLDNDKEFTNEVRSIGQTHHKNLVKLIGYCDEGSHRLLVYEYMSNGALTGFLFGDVKLQWEQRVQIILGIARGLLYLHEECSTPIVHCDIKPQNVLLDDKFVARISDFGLAKLLKSDQTRTITGIRGTRGYVAPEWFKSMAITKKVDVYSFGVMMLEIICCRKNLETDIGEVEEEEPVLVYWAYDCYKEGRLDLLLKNDEEAMSDSRRVGRFVTAAIWCIQEDPSLRPSMHMVTQMLEGAVPVPMPPDISSSASSR, encoded by the coding sequence ATGAGACACCATATTCATCATCTCGCACACAAACCCTCTGCCGATCTCATTATGACTCCTCCGTTCATCCTCGTCTTCCTCTTGTtaacccaagtaatcacagctacCGCTGCTGGCCAGAGATACGCCAATATCACACGAGGCACCACCCTCACCGCTCAAGGCTCGCCCAGTTCATGGCTCTCCCCCTCCGGCGACTTCGCCTTAGGCTTCTACCCCCTCGACAGCGAcacctccctcttcctcctcgccgTCTGGTATGACTCGACCTCCCCTAAGGCCGTCGTCTGGTCCGCCAACCGCGACGCTCCCGTCGCTGCGGGTTCCACCCTGCAGCTCACTAGCGACGGCCGCCTCTCCCTCAAGGACCAGGACGGCAAGCAGGTTTGGAACGCCGGAGCCGCCAACGCCTCCTTCGCTGCCCTCCTCGACACAGGCAACCTCGTCCTCGCCGCTTCTTCCTCCAACTTCCTATGGCAGAGCTTCGACTTCCCCACTGACACGCTCCTGCCGGGCCAAGTCCTGACCCAGGGCTCCAGCCTGCGTTCCCAACTCACCGATTCGGACACCTCCGATGGCCGCTTCCAGCTGGTGGCGCAGACGGACGGCAACCTCGTGCTCTATCCGCTGGCCCTTCCCACCGGAAACCAGTACGTCGCCTACTGGTCCACCGGCACGACCGGCTCTGGCAATCAGCTCGTCTATAACGAGACCGGCAGTCTGTACTATGCCGTCTCCAATGGTACCATCGTCGGCATAAGCCCTACCTCTACCTATTCCACGGGCAATTTCTACCAGCGCGCGAGGCTGGATCCCGACGGCGTATTCCGCCAGTACATCTACCCGAAGAATGGCACGGCTGGCGGGTCCTTGAGGAAGACGTGGAACGCGGTGGCCAAAGTGCCGCTAGACATTTGCCGAGATCTTGTGGTGGAAAACGTCGGCAGCGGCGTCTGCGGCTTCAACAGCTACTGCTCGtcggatggggatcagacacgcaTCAACTGCATGTGCCCACCGCAGTACTCCTTTATCGATCCGGACAAGAAGTACAAAGGCTGCAAGCAGGACTTCCTACAGATCTGCGAGGGGTACAACCCCGGTGAATTCGAATTGATCCCCGTGGACAACGTCGACTGGCCGTACTACGACTATGAGTACTACACGAATGTGGACCAAGATCGATGCGCACAGTACTGCTTGGAGGACTGCTTCTGCGTGGTCGCCATCTTCTGGAGCAACGACGGGGGATGCTGGAAGAAGAGGCAGCCGCTGGCGCACGGAAGGATGGGTAGTTATGTTGATAGAAGGGCGCTGATCAAAGTGTCCAAAAGCAACGCTTCCCTGACTCTGCCGCCGGGCCCAGTGACTACTATAACAAAGAAGCAACGGACGCCGATGAACCGAGTCGGATCAGCGCTACTGTGGTGTTCTGGCTCTCTGAATTTGATCTTAGTTGCGTTGATGTCTGTCACCGTCTTAGGTCACCGCAGAAAGAGGGGTCAGATGCTTCAGCGACAGACCAGCATGTCCGTGGTAAATCTCCGAGTTTTTTCTTACCAAGAGCTCGAAGAAGCCACTAATGGATTTAAAGAGGAGCTGGGAAGAGGCGCATTTGGCGTGGTCTACAAGGGGGTGTTGGCATCAAACATCAGGACCGATATTGCGGTGAAGAGGCTGGATAGGCTGCTTCACCTGGACAACGATAAAGAATTCACCAACGAGGTGAGATCTATCGGGCAGACTCATCACAAGAATCTGGTCAAATTGATCGGATATTGCGACGAAGGGTCCCACAGGCTTCTGGTGTATGAGTACATGAGCAACGGGGCACTGACGGGTTTCCTGTTTGGCGATGTGAAGCTGCAGTGGGAGCAGCGAGTCCAAATCATCTTAGGCATAGCCAGAGGGCTGCTGTACTTGCATGAAGAATGCAGCACCCCTATCGTCCATTGTGATATCAAACCTCAGAACGTACTCCTTGATGATAAATTTGTGGCTAGGATTTCAGACTTTGGGCTGGCAAAGCTTCTAAAATCCGACCAGACTCGCACCATCACCGGCATAAGGGGAACCAGAGGGTACGTTGCCCCAGAGTGGTTCAAGAGCATGGCAATCACAAAGAAGGTCGACGTGTACAGCTTTGGTGTGATGATGCTAGAGATCATATGCTGCAGGAAGAACTTGGAAACAGATATTGGGGAAGTGGAAGAGGAGGAACCGGTGCTGGTGTACTGGGCTTATGATTGCTACAAAGAGGGGAGGCTGGACCTCCTGCTGAAGAATGATGAAGAGGCGATGAGTGATTCAAGGAGGGTGGGGAGGTTTGTTACAGCAGCTATTTGGTGTATCCAGGAGGATCCATCGCTAAGGCCCTCGATGCACATGGTAACCCAGATGCTAGAAGGAGCAGTTCCAGTTCCTATGCCACCTGATATTTCATCCTCCGCAAGCTCGCGGTAA
- the LOC103990465 gene encoding uncharacterized protein LOC103990465: protein MLSHFASLPLQCLPRTPSPSSSSICSPLFVSISRSTHLWWRPNRLSDARRCVLLHRGRPDRQIGDGAGGRRYSIVCLMESKTEARVPGADGSKRGRLKLEALNWDHSFVRELPGDPRTDTIPRQVLHACYSRVSPSAEVENPELVAWSESVAELLDLDQKEFMRPDFPIIFAGALPLKEGLPYAQCYGGHQFGRWAGQLGDGRAITLGEILNSQDERWELQLKGAGKTPYSRFADGLAVLRSSIREFLCSEAMNGLGIPTTRALCLVTTGKFVTRDMFYDGNPRDEPGAIVCRVAQSFLRLGSYQIHASRGKEDLDIVRTLADYTIRHHFPQIGTMKKSDKLSLEVGVEGSSVVDLTSNKYAAWSVEVAERTASLIASWQGVGFTHGVLNTDNMSVLGLTIDYGPFGFLDAFDPRYTPNTTDLPWRRYCFANQPDIGLWNIGQFTATLSAAQLINNEEANYAMERYANKFMDEYQSIMTRKLGLSKYSQQLISDLLNNMATDKVDYTNFFRLLSSLKADTTIPNNELLVPLKAVLPDINQERKEAWTSWVKTYLEELVSNGILDEGRKAAMDSVNPKYVLRNYLCQSAIDAAEQGDYSEVRRLLKLVEDPYNEQPRMEKYAGLPPEWSSRPGVCMLSCSS from the exons ATGCTGAGCCATTTCGCCTCTCTCCCTCTCCAATGCCTACCGAGGACTCCCTCgccctcttcctcttctatttGCTCTCCCCTCTTCGTCTCGATCTCTCGGTCCACTCACCTTTGGTGGCGTCCGAATCGGTTATCGGATGCACGGAGATGCGTTCTCCTGCATCGGGGGAGACCCGATCGCCAGATCGGAGATGGGGCAGGTGGGCGAAGGTACTCCATCGTTTGTCTGATGGAGTCCAAGACGGAGGCGCGGGTTCCAGGGGCCGATGGTAGCAAGAGGGGGCGGCTGAAGCTCGAGGCGCTAAATTGGGATCACTCCTTCGTGCGGGAGCTGCCTGGCGATCCAAGAACTGATACGATCCCCCGTCAG GTGCTTCATGCTTGTTACAGTAGAGTATCTCCATCTGCTGAAGTCGAAAACCCTGAACTTGTAGCTTGGTCAGAATCAGTTGCTGAGTTGCTTGATCTGGATCAGAAAGA GTTCATGCGGCCTGATTTCCCTATAATATTTGCTGGAGCACTACCTTTGAAAGAAGG GTTGCCTTATGCTCAGTGCTATGGTGGTCACCAGTTTGGTAGGTGGGCTGGTCAGCTAGGGGATGGACGTGCAATAACTCTTGGTGAGATTCTGAATTCTCAAGATGAAAGATGGGAGTTGCAGCTCAAGGGTGCTGGAAAGACTCCTTATAGCCGATTTGCAGATGGTCTGGCAGTTCTTCGTAGTAGCATCCGTGAGTTCCTTTGCAGTGAGGCAATGAATGGACTTGGAATTCCTACTACCCGTGCACTTTGCCTTGTCACCACCGGCAAATTTGTTACCAGAGACATGTTTTATGA TGGCAATCCTAGGGATGAACCTGGTGCAATTGTTTGCCGTGTTGCTCAATCCTTCCTGCGTCTTGGTTCATATCAAATTCATGCCTCTAGGGGAAAAGAAGACCTTGATATAGTTCGTACTTTGGCAGATTACACAATCCGCCATCATTTTCCCCAAATCGGGACAATGAAAAAAAGTGATAAGTTGTCTCTCGAGGTTGGTGTAGAGGGTTCTTCAGTAGTGGATCTGACATCTAACAAATATGCAG CTTGGTCAGTCGAGGTTGCTGAGCGCACTGCTTCCTTGATTGCTAGTTGGCAGGGGGTTGGCTTCACTCATGGTGTTCTGAACACAGACAACATGAGTGTCTTGGGTTTGACTATCGACTATGGGCCTTTTGGTTTTTTGGATGCATTTGATCCAAGATATACTCCAAATACTACAGATCTTCCCTGGAGAAGGTACTGTTTTGCTAACCAGCCTGATATTGGCTTGTGGAATATTGGACAATTTACTGCAACTTTATCAGCTGCACAGTTGATCAACAACGAAGAGGCCAACTATGCAATGGAAAG ATACGCTAATAAGTTTATGGATGAATACCAATCCATAATGACGAGAAAGCTAGGTCTATCCAAGTACAGCCAACAACTCATAAGTGACCTTCTCAACAACATGGCTACCGACAAAGTTGATTACACAAATTTCTTTCGGTTGCTTTCAAGTCTAAAAGCAGACACTACTATTCCCAACAACGAGCTCCTTGTTCCTCTTAAAGCTGTTTTGCCGGACATCAACCAGGAGAGAAAGGAGGCATGGACCAGTTGGGTGAAAACCTATCTCGAGGAG ctGGTTTCTAATGGCATCCTGGACGAAGGACGAAAGGCTGCAATGGACTCTGTTAACCCCAAGTATGTCTTGCGAAACTATCTGTGCCAAAGTGCCATTGATGCGGCCGAGCAAGGAGACTACAGCGAAGTCCGCAGGCTGCTGAAACTAGTGGAGGATCCATACAACGAACAACCGAGGATGGAGAAATATGCAGGGTTACCACCAGAGTGGTCTTCCAGGCCAGGTGTGTGCATGTTGTCATGCTCTTCTTGA